A part of Leishmania panamensis strain MHOM/PA/94/PSC-1 chromosome 34 sequence genomic DNA contains:
- a CDS encoding hypothetical protein (TriTrypDB/GeneDB-style sysID: LpmP.34.1260) codes for MEYLDHLLNKKVERERLSAGGDDASSSSSATAAAGGSSKPADGHGGIGDKPAASAAPRLCWLCNRTSPLRFRLQGGIHLCFTCFRASYLSLLHPIINTSARRDSDAKFLKLIYNIESERTMSMTLPRDELLSSMYGEIIDPQRASFVMSSSMMQQRRLSETQRAGKGGAAGVTASANSFWKCPLCTFVNATFAHECEACGFVNPGEVICPVCKTRCSIGVITTSPTEASSTTKCKHGVPHCIWNCRECGGLNTIDGDSCSLCHRPRYWACSQCTALHRMARGEDGLRYCPTCGAYNTPDDILVGQAKIDKETKYANMITSKPGARQRHSGGDKDHGLNGGDSRAAAGSAATAEANSEVIFGVNDTYTLEERARQKRIEDNEKRLLSRLKQLHITRNVQKTDGNCLFRALANQLFGQPRLHYLVRSLATAYMSEHSEDYAILFDGAAEWKKYLAAMKEQGTWGDELCLNAAARCFRVNIHVITSDQNRWHIVFQYDQLGSTRSNCSYEVAEKNTVSSGKEPLDTLSTLKSAVAEAPLYCESVSLFLAYLSPVHYDDITPMPVAQLQLGELLSGELNKRVKRKQKSRSASDRGSATSAVPLRGLPSVPDSRCGGRRVDASIMSRTPVRSPRVEALLERVRTRARSSNGLRPPLVSPTSSNATVPLVPCLRPQSGNLYAGRGSEPPSRPPPSPSPSPSPSSSRGFPSE; via the coding sequence AGCGGGAACGGCTCAGTGCGGGTGGTGATGAcgcttcgtcgtcgtcatctgCCACTGCGGCGGCCGGAGGTAGTAGCAAGCCCGCTGATGGTCATGGTGGTATCGGAGATAAGCCGGCCGCGAGTGCGGCACCGCGATTGTGTTGGCTCTGCAACCGAACAAGCCCCTTGCGCTTCCGTCTACAAGGTGGCATTCATCTCTGCTTCACGTGCTTCCGGGCGTCGTACTTATCGCTGCTCCACCCCATCATCAACACATCTGCCAGGCGTGACAGTGACGCAAAATTCTTGAAGCTGATCTACAACATCGAGAGCGAAAGAACGATGTCCATGACGCTGCCAAGAGACGAGTTGCTCTCTAGCATGTACGGCGAGATCATCGATCCGCAGCGGGCATCATTCGTGATGAGCTCGTCcatgatgcagcagcgccgactgTCGGAGACGCAGCGCGCTGGCAAAGGCGGTGCCGCGGGCGTCACAGCGAGCGCCAATTCCTTTTGGAAGTGCCCCCTATGCACCTTCGTGAACGCGACCTTCGCGCACGAGTGCGAGGCGTGCGGATTCGTCAATCCGGGTGAGGTCATCTGCCCCGTCTGCAAGACTCGCTGCTCCATCGGCGTGATAACCACCTCACCGACCGAAGCGAGCTCCACAACCAAGTGCAAGCATGGCGTGCCGCATTGCATCTGGAACTGCCGCGAGTGCGGCGGGCTCAACACCATCGACGGTGACAGCTGCTCGTTGTGCCACAGGCCGCGCTACTGGGCATGCTCGCAGTGCACGGCACTGCACCGCATGGCGCGCGGCGAGGATGGCTTGCGCTACTGTCCCACTTGCGGTGCGTACAACACCCCGGATGACATCTTGGTCGGCCAGGCAAAGATCGACAAGGAGACCAAGTACGCGAATATGATAACGTCGAAGCCGGgtgcgaggcagaggcacagcggcggcgacaaggACCACGGCCTCAACGGCGGCGATTCgcgggcggcagcgggtAGTGCTGCTACAGCGGAAGCCAATAGCGAAGTTATCTTTGGGGTTAACGACACCTACACGCTGGAGGAACGGGCGCGGCAGAAGCGAATTGAAGACAATGAAAAACGACTGCTTTCCCgcctgaagcagctgcacataACCCGCAACGTGCAGAAGACGGATGGAAACTGCCTTTTCCGTGCCCTGGCAAACCAGCTCTTTGGGCAACCACGGCTGCATTACCTCGTGCGCTCCCTCGCTACTGCGTACATGAGCGAGCACTCCGAAGACTACGCCATCCTGTTCGACGGCGCGGCGGAGTGGAAGAAGTACCTAGCAGCAATGAAGGAGCAGGGTACCTGGGGTGATGAGCTGTGCCTCAACGCTGCCGCCCGCTGCTTTCGGGTCAATATCCACGTCATCACAAGCGACCAAAATCGCTGGCACATTGTGTTCCAGTACGACCAGTTAGGGAGCACGCGCTCAAATTGCAGCTATGAAGTTGCAGAGAAGAACACTGTGTCGAGCGGCAAAGAGCCACTTGACACCTTGTCGACGTTGAAGTCTGCCGTAGCGGAGGCACCGCTCTATTGTGAGAGTGTGTCGCTGTTTCTCGCCTACCTTTCCCCGGTGCATTACGACGACATCACACCCATGCCCGTGGCACAGCTTCAGCTCGGCGAGTTGCTCAGCGGGGAGCTGAATAAGCGCGTGAAGCGCAAGCAGAAGTCACGCAGTGCCAGTGACCGTGGTAGCGCCACTTCTGCAGTACCCTTAAGAGGCCTACCATCCGTACCAGACTCCAGATGTGGAGGCCGCAGGGTGGATGCTTCGATCATGTCGCGCACGCCTGTTCGTTCGCCTCGTGTGGAGGCGCTCTTAGAGCGGGTTAGGACGCGCGCGAGGTCGTCTAATGGTCTCAGGCCGCCCCTGGTGTCGCCAACCTCTTCGAATGCGACTGTACCGCTGGTGCCATGCTTACGGCCGCAGTCCGGCAACCTGTACGCAGGCAGGGGTTCAGAACCGCCGTCGCggcctccgccttcgccttcgccttcgccttcgcCAAGTAGCTCCCGCGGCTTTCCAAGCGAGTAA
- the RBP22 gene encoding RNA binding protein, putative (TriTrypDB/GeneDB-style sysID: LpmP.34.1270): protein MSLLGVEHYAPPSQRGVLYFNTIPRDMRPQEVRLHFNQYGEVRRMKFIPFPKKARRPGGPLLPLQYKEGWMEFTSASDAQHAAQCMNGQPIDVKRQRRCYGQLWTVRFMEGFTWDSLLEEAEAKRRAWRAAEVEARKEERSMNEAYRRMAMQAEQQRRAKRRHREVRVTSHSDVDAHDDVGRPLVATDNGALCICGGTGRGATANSATTPKVHSAKKSERDATKKLKKRRDA, encoded by the coding sequence ATGAGCCTTTTAGGGGTGGAGCACTACGCCCCACCGTCGCAGCGCGGTGTGCTCTACTTCAACACGATCCCGCGCGATATGCGACCACAAGAGGTCCGACTGCACTTCAATCAGTACGGCGAAGTTCGGCGCATGAAGTTCATTCCTTTCCCGAAGAAGGCGCGCCGCCCGGGCGGACCGCTTCTCCCACTGCAGTACAAGGAGGGCTGGATGGAGTTCACTTCTGCTAGTGATGCACAGCACGCGGCGCAGTGCATGAATGGCCAGCCGATCGACgtgaagcggcagcgccggtgcTACGGTCAGCTGTGGACAGTGCGCTTCATGGAAGGGTTCACGTGGGACTCGTTgttggaggaggcggaggcgaagcggcgtGCTTGGCGAGCggccgaggtggaggcgcgcAAAGAGGAGCGGTCAATGAACGAGGCGTACCGGCGGATGGCGATgcaggcagagcagcaacggagggcgaagcggcgccatcgcgAGGTGAGAGTGACCAGTCACAGCGATGTAGATGCACATGACGATGTAGGAAGGCCATTGGTCGCTACAGACAACGGAGCTTTATGTATTTGCGGCGGTACAGGTCGTGGTGCGACAGCCAATTCTGCTACCACGCCGAAGGTTCACTCGGCGAAGAAGTCCGAGCGCGACGCCACAAAGAAACTCAAGAAGCGCAGAGACGCGTAG